A region of Candidatus Hydrogenedentota bacterium DNA encodes the following proteins:
- a CDS encoding PSD1 domain-containing protein, with protein MSIASAVPRAAVWAAAAALCASSAHAGFYNDRVKPILSQHCFACHGPDAAARKAGLRLDVPQAESGLSAGRLAELFSEGRDGSLIYERITAPDPADRMPPVKKSTLTPEEIEVIGAWLDSGAEYEKHWAFSPPEWPEIPAVQDSGWERGSIDRFVLARLERDGIAPSPLADPVTQIRRLHLDLTGLPPSIEEVDAFVENPSDAAYEAAADRLLASPHFGERWGRRWLDRARYADSHGYSIDGPRSIWPYRDWVINAINADKPYDAFVVEQLAGDLLPDATRDQRVATGFNRNTMINQEGGIDKEEFRIEAVTDRVNTAGAVFLGLTLSCAKCHDHKYDPIYQDEYFQLFAFFNDDDEIDLELPTPGEEATLREARAKISEITPERDAYREHAIAEKLPQWIAGLDPEDVKTWHLKEQEAVARPIAEWTDEHRAMMEKRFLGMDAEYQAFEKRIREIESTMPGVARTMVLRRRAEPRKSHVFVQGDFTRLGEQVQPGVPGVLHDADLPENPTRLDLARWIVGRGNPLTARVTVNRYWQELFGRGLVETENDFGYQGALPTHPALLDYLANRFIARGWSMKAIIREIVLSSAYRQASHARLDLETIDPKNYLLARQNRIRLDAEIIRDATLAASGMLNPAIGGPGVYPPLPDGVMKLGQVSREWATSIGPDRFRRGMYTYFWRATPHPSLVVFDAPDATVSCTRRSRSNTPLQALTLLNDQAFYEQAEALAARIVSARAASDSERLEHAFRVCLGRWPEPREKAVLQDLLAAARQQSPRAPDRDWLLVARALLNLDEFITRE; from the coding sequence ATGTCGATTGCATCAGCAGTACCCCGGGCAGCCGTCTGGGCCGCAGCCGCCGCGCTTTGCGCGTCCTCGGCCCACGCCGGATTCTACAACGACCGGGTCAAACCCATTCTCTCGCAGCATTGTTTCGCCTGCCACGGCCCGGATGCGGCCGCGCGGAAAGCGGGGCTGCGGCTGGATGTCCCCCAGGCCGAGTCCGGCCTATCGGCGGGGCGCCTCGCGGAACTTTTCTCCGAAGGGCGCGACGGGAGCCTGATTTACGAGCGCATTACAGCGCCGGATCCCGCGGATCGCATGCCGCCGGTCAAGAAATCCACGCTGACCCCGGAGGAGATCGAGGTTATTGGCGCGTGGCTCGATTCGGGCGCCGAGTACGAGAAACATTGGGCCTTTTCGCCCCCCGAGTGGCCGGAAATCCCGGCGGTACAGGACAGCGGCTGGGAGCGGGGGAGCATTGATCGGTTTGTTCTCGCGCGGCTGGAGCGGGACGGCATCGCCCCGTCGCCACTGGCGGATCCGGTGACGCAGATCAGGCGCCTGCACCTTGACTTGACCGGCCTGCCGCCTTCTATCGAAGAGGTGGACGCCTTTGTCGAGAACCCGAGCGACGCCGCGTACGAAGCCGCCGCCGATCGCCTGCTCGCTTCGCCCCACTTCGGCGAGCGCTGGGGCCGGCGCTGGCTGGACCGGGCGCGCTACGCGGATTCGCACGGTTACAGCATCGATGGGCCGCGCTCGATCTGGCCCTACCGCGACTGGGTGATCAACGCGATAAACGCGGACAAACCCTATGACGCGTTTGTGGTGGAGCAGCTGGCGGGGGATCTGTTGCCGGACGCCACGCGGGATCAGCGGGTGGCGACGGGCTTCAACCGGAACACCATGATCAACCAGGAGGGAGGCATCGACAAGGAAGAATTCCGGATCGAGGCCGTAACGGATCGGGTGAACACGGCGGGCGCGGTCTTCCTCGGGCTTACGTTGAGCTGCGCGAAGTGCCACGACCACAAGTACGACCCGATCTACCAGGACGAATACTTCCAACTGTTCGCGTTTTTCAACGACGATGACGAAATTGACCTCGAACTGCCGACGCCCGGCGAGGAAGCCACGCTCCGCGAAGCCCGCGCGAAAATATCGGAGATAACCCCGGAGCGGGACGCGTACCGGGAACACGCGATCGCGGAAAAGTTGCCACAGTGGATTGCGGGGCTGGATCCGGAGGACGTGAAGACCTGGCATCTGAAGGAGCAGGAAGCGGTGGCGCGCCCGATTGCGGAGTGGACCGACGAGCACCGCGCCATGATGGAAAAGCGCTTCCTGGGCATGGACGCGGAGTATCAGGCCTTCGAGAAGCGGATTCGCGAGATTGAGAGCACGATGCCCGGCGTGGCGCGCACCATGGTGCTCCGGCGTCGCGCCGAACCCCGCAAATCCCATGTGTTTGTGCAGGGGGACTTCACGCGGCTCGGCGAGCAGGTTCAACCCGGTGTTCCCGGTGTGTTGCACGACGCCGATCTGCCGGAGAATCCGACGCGTTTGGATCTGGCGCGCTGGATCGTGGGCCGGGGCAATCCCCTGACCGCGCGCGTGACCGTGAACCGTTACTGGCAGGAGCTCTTCGGGCGCGGGCTGGTGGAGACGGAGAATGATTTCGGCTACCAGGGCGCCCTGCCGACGCACCCGGCGCTGTTGGATTACCTCGCGAACCGCTTCATCGCGCGGGGATGGTCGATGAAGGCGATCATCCGGGAGATCGTGCTTTCTTCGGCCTACCGCCAGGCATCGCACGCGCGCCTGGACCTCGAAACCATCGACCCGAAGAATTACCTCTTGGCGCGGCAGAACCGCATTCGCCTCGACGCGGAGATCATTCGCGACGCGACCCTGGCGGCCTCCGGCATGCTCAATCCCGCGATCGGCGGCCCGGGTGTTTACCCGCCACTGCCCGACGGCGTCATGAAGTTGGGCCAGGTAAGCCGCGAATGGGCCACCAGCATCGGCCCCGACCGGTTCCGGCGCGGCATGTATACCTATTTCTGGCGCGCAACGCCGCATCCGTCATTGGTGGTGTTTGACGCCCCGGACGCGACGGTGTCGTGCACGCGGCGATCGCGGTCGAACACCCCGTTGCAGGCGCTGACCCTGCTGAACGACCAAGCCTTCTACGAACAGGCGGAAGCGCTGGCCGCGCGCATTGTGTCGGCACGCGCCGCATCCGACAGCGAACGCCTGGAGCACGCCTTCCGCGTATGTCTTGGCCGCTGGCCCGAACCCCGCGAGAAGGCTGTGTTGCAAGACCTGCTGGCCGCTGCGCGCCAGCAAAGCCCGCGCGCCCCGGACAGGGACTGGCTGCTGGTCGCCCGCGCGCTGTTGAACCTCGACGAATTCATTACCCGCGAGTAA
- a CDS encoding DUF1501 domain-containing protein encodes MYNDPAERLLHQITRRHFFQQCGVGLGAIALGSLLGGAPAAAAPAHAMGVMGGKAHYPARAKRVIFMFMAGGPSQLELFDYKPALQKYNDQPIPQSYIEGKRFAFMDSFGNDGPPKLLGTVRDFKQHGQSGAWVSECLPHTARIVDEISFIKTVATDVPNHAPAKVFMNTGSGQFGRPSMGAWINYGIGSESSNLPGFVVLQSGPRGPRGGQPLWGSGFLPAAHQGVPFRSAGDPILNLSNPADISAAEQRQVIDAVNALNRARLDVTGDGEIAARISAYEMAYRMQSSAPELMDLSGESQATLDLYGAKPGEPSYAMNCILARRLIERGVRFVQLYHTNWDHHGGNTENLSTHLDEVCMDVDQASAALVMDLKQRGLLEDTLVIWGGEFGRTPMGEVRDTVGRNHHIECSTMWLAGGGVKAGYTLGETDELGFSPVADRVHVHDLHATILHLLGIDHEKLTYRFQGRDFRLTDVHGIVQDNMLV; translated from the coding sequence ATGTACAACGACCCCGCCGAACGCCTGCTTCACCAGATCACCCGGCGGCACTTTTTCCAGCAGTGCGGCGTGGGGCTGGGCGCGATCGCGTTAGGCTCGCTGCTGGGCGGCGCACCGGCCGCGGCCGCGCCGGCGCACGCGATGGGCGTGATGGGCGGCAAGGCGCATTACCCGGCCCGCGCCAAGCGCGTGATCTTCATGTTCATGGCGGGCGGACCCAGCCAGCTGGAATTGTTCGATTACAAACCGGCATTGCAGAAGTACAACGACCAGCCCATCCCGCAATCCTACATCGAAGGCAAGCGCTTCGCCTTTATGGACTCCTTCGGCAACGATGGCCCGCCCAAACTCCTCGGGACCGTCCGCGATTTCAAACAACACGGGCAATCGGGCGCGTGGGTGTCGGAGTGCCTGCCGCACACCGCCAGAATCGTCGACGAAATCAGCTTCATCAAGACGGTGGCCACGGATGTGCCGAATCACGCGCCCGCAAAGGTGTTCATGAACACCGGATCGGGGCAATTCGGGCGGCCCAGCATGGGCGCGTGGATCAATTACGGCATCGGCAGCGAATCCAGCAACCTGCCGGGTTTTGTCGTGCTGCAGTCCGGCCCGCGCGGGCCCCGTGGCGGCCAGCCGCTCTGGGGCAGCGGTTTCCTGCCGGCGGCGCACCAGGGTGTCCCGTTCCGGTCTGCGGGCGATCCTATCCTGAACCTGAGCAATCCGGCGGACATCAGCGCGGCGGAACAGCGGCAGGTGATCGATGCCGTCAACGCCCTGAACCGCGCGCGGCTGGACGTTACCGGCGATGGCGAGATTGCGGCGCGCATCAGCGCCTACGAGATGGCCTACCGCATGCAAAGCAGCGCGCCGGAACTTATGGATCTCTCCGGAGAAAGCCAGGCCACGCTGGACCTGTACGGCGCGAAGCCGGGCGAGCCTTCGTATGCGATGAACTGCATTCTGGCGCGGCGACTGATTGAGCGCGGCGTGCGTTTTGTCCAGCTGTACCACACCAACTGGGACCACCACGGCGGGAACACCGAGAATCTCAGCACCCATCTGGATGAGGTCTGCATGGATGTGGACCAGGCCTCCGCCGCGCTGGTGATGGACCTGAAACAGCGCGGGCTGCTGGAGGATACCCTGGTGATCTGGGGCGGGGAGTTCGGGCGCACGCCCATGGGCGAAGTGCGCGACACGGTCGGCCGGAATCACCACATCGAATGCAGCACGATGTGGCTCGCCGGCGGCGGCGTGAAGGCGGGCTACACCCTCGGCGAAACCGACGAACTCGGCTTCTCCCCCGTGGCCGATCGCGTGCACGTGCACGACCTCCACGCGACCATCCTGCATTTGCTGGGCATCGACCACGAGAAGCTCACCTACCGCTTCCAGGGCCGCGACTTTCGCCTGACCGACGTGCACGGGATCGTGCAGGACAATATGCTGGTGTGA
- a CDS encoding exo-alpha-sialidase: MRYAILCVSISLAMGAGAGAPADITHHIAAIEQDKFHGWPANNGAWHWGEEILVGLTRGDYVSREGHNLTGIQHSVFARSLDGGASWSVFDPENFLDDENEKWLPAGKKRLETPLVFSDPGFAMRVFATGYHGNEDPEAGFYYSYDRGATWEGPWFLGDIHRHPELKGMELNPRTDYIVLGPRECLLFITANAWGDLRGCRIACIRTTDGGLNFEFVSWMTPETEEYRAVMPSTVRLAGDRLLSTFRKIYVDKSILESTIDAYLSEDGGKTWQYRSTVKKIAENSNPPATVRLADGRLCCIYGDRDAEVMAGKYSGDDGKTWGEEFEIRSGYQSTDGWADMGYPRLVQRPDGKLVAMYYWADAENPQQYIAASIWTP; this comes from the coding sequence ATGCGATATGCGATTCTGTGTGTTTCGATTTCTCTCGCGATGGGCGCGGGCGCGGGCGCCCCGGCGGATATTACGCACCACATCGCCGCCATAGAGCAGGACAAGTTCCACGGCTGGCCGGCGAACAACGGGGCGTGGCATTGGGGGGAGGAGATCCTGGTGGGACTGACGCGGGGGGACTACGTTTCGCGTGAGGGGCACAACCTGACGGGGATCCAGCACAGCGTGTTCGCGCGGAGCCTGGATGGCGGCGCGTCGTGGTCGGTGTTCGATCCGGAGAATTTTCTGGATGATGAGAATGAGAAATGGCTGCCAGCGGGAAAGAAACGCCTGGAGACGCCGCTGGTCTTTTCGGACCCGGGCTTTGCGATGCGGGTGTTCGCGACGGGCTACCATGGGAACGAGGATCCCGAGGCGGGCTTCTACTACTCATACGATCGCGGCGCGACGTGGGAGGGGCCTTGGTTTCTCGGGGATATCCACCGCCATCCGGAGCTGAAGGGCATGGAATTGAATCCCCGCACGGACTACATCGTCCTGGGGCCACGCGAGTGCCTGCTGTTCATCACGGCGAACGCGTGGGGGGACCTACGGGGATGCCGGATCGCGTGTATCCGAACCACGGACGGCGGCCTGAACTTCGAGTTTGTGTCGTGGATGACGCCGGAGACCGAAGAGTACCGCGCCGTGATGCCGAGCACGGTGCGCCTCGCCGGGGATCGGCTGTTGTCCACGTTCCGGAAGATCTACGTGGACAAGTCGATCCTGGAGAGCACGATTGACGCGTACTTGTCGGAGGACGGGGGGAAAACGTGGCAATACCGTAGCACGGTGAAAAAGATCGCGGAGAACTCGAATCCACCCGCGACGGTGCGCCTGGCGGACGGGCGGCTTTGCTGCATCTACGGCGATCGGGACGCGGAGGTGATGGCGGGGAAATACAGCGGCGACGATGGCAAGACGTGGGGCGAAGAGTTCGAGATCCGGTCGGGCTACCAGAGCACGGATGGGTGGGCGGACATGGGCTATCCACGCCTGGTGCAGCGTCCGGACGGGAAGCTGGTGGCCATGTACTACTGGGCGGATGCGGAAAACCCGCAGCAGTATATCGCCGCGTCAATCTGGACGCCGTAG